The genomic segment TGATCAGGTTTGTACAGGGAACCACCTTTTTTCTGGAGAAGTAAAGAGTGCATAAATGAAACATGTCTAgggaaactggaaaaaaaataaggaaatccATAAAGATTCATTAAGAACACACTATGAGTGAATGTAAGAAAATGGGGAAACTGACAAGAAAAAGTTCTTGCCGCACTATTGAATATTTGAATCAATCCCAAATCTAAGattgtttcattttaaaaatacatggcAACCAGTCATTGCAAATCAAAAGATAGTTCATCTTCCCAATACATAACCTCTATGCTTGCTGGTTACTACTGAAATTTGGAAGACTAAAGTGTCTAGAAGAAATAAACAACATTTTTCTCAAATAGATTATAGAAGAAAGTAGAACAAGGCAACAAGCTGCATGTCTAAAATAGAATGTGTCCCCACTACATATCACCAAGCCACTTGAGTCAATTTCTTAGTTGGATAGCAACACAGTAAGCCTGTTATGTCGCATCATCAACCCACCATTCAGACATTTTTCAAAGAGATTTGAAAACTATTTTCCCAGCAATCAGCTAATCCATCTTTGTCAGACTATGTTTGTTTCATTCATTGTTATATTTGGCAAGATAAAGTGTTCCACATATGCCATTCTAAAATCTTTTAAGAGCATCCATCAGGATGATGATTGCATTTTGATGAAAGAAACTTCTAAAAGAACATATACACAAAAAATCAGTGGCGGAAAACTGAtctcataattgtttttttttttaaatcccacAATCAATAAAAGGTCCTTACCAACTTCAGCGTTTCAAAATTATTAGTCCAATACTCATCTGCCTTCGCTCCCAGCCACGCCTCTAGTCGAGCATACGGTTCACAATCAAGGAAAGATTGCTTGGAATTATGCACGCCCACCCGACCATTTCCTTCATTCTGTTCCAGGTTGCCGAAATAGGTTTATCAGTTGAAATGAACAGATTCGTGACATACACATATCCTTGGTTTTATCAACTAGCTTTTGGTTAATTAATAGAGTTAGATTTCAATTTCCACAAAATCagaaaactaaaaacataaGCCCACCATCATAGCTACAGAAAGCTGAAAACTGCAGTTGGTGCTATAATAATACCAGCATCATTATCTTCTCATGCATCCTATAAAATGAATGCAAGTTGGAGGCAAGGGCATTCAAGTTCTTGTATGAACAGATATACCAAATTTTCTTGTAAGCATCATATCCATATTATTACTTTGTATGTATAAAACAGGAACATGAACTTCAAATTTCTGCTCTGTTTGTATCCATGAAACATAGCACTCCATgcacaattaaattttatttgtaaactTCAAGTATTTATCTCAGACTTTCAACGACTAGAAAAGAGTAAAGGTATCCAGGCTCATCTTAGATTACCAAACATAATAGTGTTGCTGGAAATATATGTCTACATGTTCTTCAAACCAATCGAGACCAAAAGCAGTCTAAGAAAGCAAGTCTTCTTGCAAGCATCTCTATCTTGTACCAAACGTGCAATGGGAAATAGAACATACAAATAAGctaaacaactaaaaatatctaaaaagaaACATTGCCTACCATTAAATCAGTAACATCAATGACACCAATCACGCCTCGACCCCAATCGCCATTGTGAATCATGCCACCAACTCTCTTATAAGCCTACAATGGGAAGACAAATGTCAGATTGAAACAATGAAACCTGATGGCACATTAATAAAAGGAATGCGTTGATTATAAGGGAAAAGGAATCCTGCCCCAATAAGAAATGGAAAGGCAACtataatcatatataaaaatctgTTTACAAACCAAAATCAAGAGCATTCACGATTAGCATCTCCCTTCCGgttagaaagagagagatccCTGTTTAACATAACTTCTTGGACAGTTAATACAAGGTAAACTTGAAACTCAGCTATAGAAATATTGGAAGCCCTAGCAAACTGATTAACCATGAAAAATGATTCCAAGGAACAGAAAGGTAATATACATTTCAATGAGCATCATAAAATGCAATCCAAAGTTCAATTGGCTCCAATGTCATTAAAGAAGATAGGTAAAAGGATGAGAAAAGTGAAAACACACAAGAAAGCAAATGTCACAAGCTGTAAAGAATGGATAAAGTAACATCATAAAACAGAAATTCACCTCAATTAATCGACCATGCCAATACAAAAATATTCCACAATTTGCCTGCTCAAATTCCAACTGAGAGCGGCCAAGAGTTAAATGAACACGCTTCCCCATGATGTTACCAGTTGCTTCCGAAGTCTGATTCAAATATTTCGCCAGTGGTCGACTTTTAACCTTTTCAAAAGATAATAACCAATATGAAATGAGAAAAGCAAATAGTTAATAACAGACACTACCTAAGAACCAAGAGATCTTATTAACAAGCACGTACCAATGAACCTTGCAGATAAATCCTTATTCGTGGAACTAAGAAGATGACTTCAAGATATGACCTAAGTGAGTAATCTAAAAAAACCTAGAATTAAAGAAAACACAAGATAAGTGAGATTGAATATAGAGCATAGACATTGAGGCACATAGTGTGCATTTCCATACATATTTCCCAACACAAAGTGACATGCATGGGAACTACAGTGTaaatgaagagagagaaaaacaattgtaagaaaaaaaagagtgaaagcAGAGAATTTCTGCGGTAACAGATTTTCAGAATTTTAAGattgatggaaaaaataaagtgagaaatttcaaaatcataCCATCTCATATTATCAGTAGTTTTATACAATGTTCTTGTTAATTATCTATTGACTGCGAAGCAAAGTTCATCGCAAACCAAAGCTACTTGTTTTATACTTGTTTCTAAGAGTGAAAACAAAGAATTTCTGCAGTAACAGATCTTCTGAAAGagttggaaaaaagaaagtgagAAATTTCAAAACCATGCCATTTCAAATTAGCAGTAGTTTTATACAATGTTCTTGTTAATTATCTATTGACCATGAAGCAAAGTTCATCGCAAACCAAAGCTACTTGTTTTATACTTGTTTCTACTTCACTATCGAACTAAATCAAGAGAAGAATACACTACCGTTTTGCTAATCTGGCCAGGACGAGATCTGAGCCTTCTAGAACGGATCAGAATGTCACCTTTATGAAAGGAGCTCCCACCAGTCAATCCACGATCCCATTCCAAACAATATTGTGATCCCCATTCATCTAAGTTCCATATGAAAATTTGTGTCCCTGTATGGTTTTCATGGAATAAACCTGCTTTTGCACCGATCAAATATTTATCAAAAGGCGAAAATTCCTTAATAACTTTCAGGTTGTACTTTGCTAAAGCTTCCGACTGGACACTAGTGTCGACTTCCATAAACTGTCCTTTTCTGCGGTAGCTTACAATGGGTATCTCAAGATTCtgcagaataaaaaattaaggtgacaaaacaaatattaaagctaattaacacataaaaacaGAAATAGGTCACTGCATACATCTTTTCCTTCATTTAAAGACTGTGAAAGAAAGGCTATGGATCTGGAATCATTAGTCTGAGTTATAACCAGAGCATCCCCGCCTAATCTCATTGCTCCAGTCTGAGAAACCCACATCCAGATGATTGCATAGGTGTTAGTAGTTGATCAATACAATTTACAGGCACTTACAGTAATTTAGTACTAGAACCGCAAACATAAAAGCAAGAAAGGCTACCTTAAATCCAACACCAAATCTTCCAATGCGATCCGGATCATCAGCCTCAGGTTTTTTGTGCCCAAAACAAACCATTTTCTCTACCTCTTGATGGATCATGCCATGACCATCATCTATAACTGACAGCATAGGAATTTCTTTGCCAGCTCTTTTTGAATATATTTCCTCAATAGAAATGTCCAGTCTGTCAAAAATAAGCCAAGAGATTAGAAGCACATCTAGCAAAATCAATAACGCAATGAAACCAAGACAAGTCAAATGCAAAtgtacaaattaaaatttatgtatatgaaagaagaggaaaagaaataattaaccAACTGGCTCAATTTAAATTACCTAGTTGCTTCAGCATCCCTGGAATTATCAACAAGCTCAGCTATTGCACCAAAAATCCATGCATAATGCACTTGACCAAGAGTTTCCAGGTAGCTTGGATGTGCCTGAGCATAATTTTTCTCTGATGGTGGAACCTGTTTCGCAGCAAGAGGCTGGTGTCTCCAACAAGTTTCAGTTGCGGTATTTCCACCATGGTGATCTTCAATAGGGCCTTGAAACCTGTCACTAGGAGAGCCATTATCTTCACAGTGTTCTTGACCATCATTCCCACTGCATGTTTTCTCCACCCGATATACAACTTGGACAAGGCTAAAATTTGAGCCTTTATCAGGAGGAAGTATGTAGAATTGACAGGACTTAACTT from the Populus nigra chromosome 9, ddPopNigr1.1, whole genome shotgun sequence genome contains:
- the LOC133702639 gene encoding uncharacterized protein LOC133702639 — protein: MGEANLAPDPYVLLMKDHKPICRTQCLNPPAELPKCWSLSDIVPRARLHILGDLPSCFLSPAPESSRDEFEWGRFLTYLQKKDSVGIAKVKSCQFYILPPDKGSNFSLVQVVYRVEKTCSGNDGQEHCEDNGSPSDRFQGPIEDHHGGNTATETCWRHQPLAAKQVPPSEKNYAQAHPSYLETLGQVHYAWIFGAIAELVDNSRDAEATRLDISIEEIYSKRAGKEIPMLSVIDDGHGMIHQEVEKMVCFGHKKPEADDPDRIGRFGVGFKTGAMRLGGDALVITQTNDSRSIAFLSQSLNEGKDNLEIPIVSYRRKGQFMEVDTSVQSEALAKYNLKVIKEFSPFDKYLIGAKAGLFHENHTGTQIFIWNLDEWGSQYCLEWDRGLTGGSSFHKGDILIRSRRLRSRPGQISKTVFLDYSLRSYLEVIFLVPRIRIYLQGSLVKSRPLAKYLNQTSEATGNIMGKRVHLTLGRSQLEFEQANCGIFLYWHGRLIEAYKRVGGMIHNGDWGRGVIGVIDVTDLMNEGNGRVGVHNSKQSFLDCEPYARLEAWLGAKADEYWTNNFETLKLKKGGSLYKPDHEWVQCDKCRKWRMLSSGFNVKTLPEEWFCYMGPFNGSCEIPEQKVDRGVITVSAKQNRQDIKDVDDDAMISSDGISDEDSNQTERDGKRDLKRLRKGLPRACKKGP